The following are encoded together in the Sphingomicrobium clamense genome:
- a CDS encoding glutathione synthetase, giving the protein MKIAFFVNDLASEYPNYATTFLAWQARQRGHDVLYVTPNDFLLNADDSLTVHARCVPGGKSKDHGAFFKLLRSKKCSQEMIDVKDIDVLMLRNDPANDAQDKPWAAEAGILWGRECVKRGVLVVNDPDSLSRGTNKLYFQSFPREVRADTIITRHDKDVKAFAKKHKNEIILKPLQGSGGSGVFKLSKDNKTNLNQMIESICRDGYVIAQEYVPAAKKGDIRLFIMNGHPLKVNGKYAALRREQAKDDIRSNIHAGGKAVATEVTDKELRVAEVIRPKLIADGMFLVGIDIVGDKILEVNVFSPGNLVTCSRMAGEDFSVPIIEALERKVAIMSDYAHDFDNAHLAII; this is encoded by the coding sequence ATGAAGATTGCCTTTTTCGTCAACGACCTCGCCTCCGAATATCCCAACTACGCGACCACCTTCCTCGCGTGGCAGGCGCGCCAGCGCGGGCATGACGTCCTCTACGTCACCCCCAACGATTTCCTCCTGAATGCCGACGACAGCCTCACCGTGCACGCCCGCTGCGTGCCCGGTGGCAAGTCGAAGGATCACGGCGCCTTCTTCAAGCTACTGCGCTCGAAGAAATGTTCGCAGGAGATGATCGACGTCAAGGATATCGACGTGCTCATGCTGCGCAACGATCCCGCCAACGACGCGCAGGACAAGCCGTGGGCGGCCGAGGCGGGCATTTTGTGGGGACGCGAATGCGTCAAGCGCGGCGTGCTCGTCGTCAACGATCCCGACAGCCTCAGCCGCGGCACCAACAAGCTCTATTTTCAGTCCTTCCCGCGCGAGGTGCGCGCCGACACGATCATCACGCGCCACGACAAGGACGTGAAGGCCTTCGCCAAGAAGCATAAGAACGAGATCATCCTCAAACCGCTCCAGGGCTCGGGCGGCTCGGGCGTCTTCAAACTGTCGAAGGACAACAAGACCAACCTCAACCAGATGATCGAGAGCATCTGCCGCGACGGCTACGTCATCGCGCAGGAATATGTCCCCGCCGCCAAGAAGGGCGACATCCGGCTGTTCATCATGAATGGCCACCCGCTCAAGGTGAACGGCAAATATGCCGCGCTGCGCCGCGAACAGGCCAAGGACGACATCCGCTCCAACATCCATGCCGGCGGCAAGGCGGTCGCGACCGAAGTCACCGACAAGGAACTGCGCGTCGCCGAGGTCATCCGTCCCAAGCTCATCGCCGATGGCATGTTCCTCGTCGGCATCGACATCGTCGGCGACAAGATCCTCGAGGTGAACGTCTTCTCGCCCGGCAACCTCGTCACCTGCTCGCGCATGGCGGGCGAGGATTTCTCGGTCCCCATCATCGAAGCGCTCGAGCGCAAGGTCGCGATCATGTCCGACTACGCCCACGACTTCGACAACGCACACCTCGCCATTATCTGA
- a CDS encoding tyrosine/phenylalanine carboxypeptidase domain-containing protein, whose protein sequence is MADADPLDIASTPSRADILEACDCADQKLNEISEKFDFLLSLSPTNTPEAMQCWFDNGCEGDPDFHYRELDFDPAEIRRELHAIELSGLHEPLIEGLLLEKRHELDLQLTLLENRCSKDFLLASEQLYGAVSDELYDAAKAILHKVKRSKRDRQVVGAVELLEHAQLIIARYQHHDADFQPELEIRDDVTGLLVSYPKLYIDADARVSKRRVDPLLSHELSIHMVTGFNGDCQDFSIFETGLAGYEEIQEGLGVFAEWAVGGLYASRLRLIAGRVIAVRAMLSGADFTECYRELRMKCGMGQRTSFKLAARVYRSGGLAKDAIYLRGFFRIMQYLSEGGDLSPYWMGKIAPVHVPVVEKLSDAGYLKPPRLIPEFLSRPDAKARIDDYVADPSPDKWLSPEPTPESAAS, encoded by the coding sequence ATGGCTGATGCCGATCCGCTCGATATCGCCTCCACGCCCAGTCGCGCCGACATTCTCGAAGCGTGCGATTGCGCCGACCAGAAACTCAACGAGATTTCGGAGAAATTCGACTTTCTCCTTTCATTGTCTCCCACCAACACGCCCGAGGCGATGCAGTGCTGGTTCGACAATGGCTGCGAGGGCGACCCCGATTTTCACTATCGCGAGCTCGACTTCGATCCGGCCGAGATCCGCCGCGAGCTCCACGCCATCGAATTGTCGGGCCTGCACGAACCGCTGATCGAAGGCTTGCTGCTCGAAAAGCGCCACGAACTCGATCTCCAGCTCACCCTGCTCGAAAATCGCTGCAGCAAGGACTTCCTCCTCGCGTCCGAACAGCTGTACGGCGCGGTCAGCGACGAACTCTACGATGCTGCCAAGGCGATCCTCCACAAGGTCAAACGCTCGAAGCGCGACCGGCAGGTGGTCGGCGCGGTCGAACTGCTCGAGCACGCCCAGCTGATCATCGCGCGCTACCAGCACCACGACGCCGACTTCCAGCCCGAGCTGGAGATACGCGACGACGTCACGGGGCTGCTCGTTTCTTATCCCAAGCTCTACATCGACGCCGACGCGCGCGTGTCCAAGCGCCGGGTCGATCCGCTCCTCTCCCACGAACTTTCGATCCACATGGTCACCGGCTTCAACGGCGACTGCCAGGATTTCTCCATCTTCGAGACCGGGCTCGCCGGCTACGAAGAGATCCAGGAGGGTCTCGGCGTGTTCGCCGAATGGGCGGTCGGCGGCCTCTATGCCAGCCGCCTGCGTCTCATCGCCGGGCGCGTCATCGCGGTCCGCGCGATGCTGTCGGGCGCCGATTTTACCGAATGCTATCGCGAGCTGCGCATGAAATGCGGCATGGGGCAGCGCACCAGCTTCAAGCTCGCCGCGCGCGTCTACCGCTCAGGCGGGCTCGCCAAGGACGCGATCTACCTGCGCGGCTTCTTCCGCATCATGCAATATCTCTCCGAAGGCGGCGATCTGTCGCCTTACTGGATGGGCAAGATCGCGCCGGTCCACGTGCCCGTCGTCGAGAAGCTCTCCGACGCCGGATATCTCAAACCGCCGCGCCTCATCCCCGAATTCCTCTCGCGTCCCGACGCGAAGGCTCGCATCGACGACTATGTCGCCGACCCCTCCCCCGACAAATGGCTTAGCCCCGAACCTACCCCAGAAAGTGCCGCGTCATGA
- a CDS encoding N-formylglutamate amidohydrolase: protein MRDSHWWTSQRGPGPVVATAIHDGHALRGEVAEAMKLPEHERLREEDPFTGQAVKGVSTHIIMNRSRFEVDINRARDSAVYRTPDMAWGLDVWDGDPGDELVERSLAIHDAYYANLAHLLDDIAEAHPKFCLLDVHSYNHRRDGADAEPAPQAGNPDINIGTFSMPREEWGWLLDPLIDEIASFDFAGRKLDVRENVAFQGKGEQTRFVHDRYPGRACAIAFEFKKIYMDEWTGQPDPHALPAMRALVTQLAQKAAELLDG from the coding sequence ATGAGGGACAGTCACTGGTGGACATCGCAGCGCGGGCCGGGCCCGGTGGTCGCCACCGCGATCCATGACGGGCATGCGCTGCGCGGCGAAGTCGCGGAGGCGATGAAGCTGCCCGAGCATGAGCGGCTGCGCGAGGAAGATCCGTTCACCGGACAGGCGGTCAAAGGCGTTTCCACCCACATCATCATGAATCGCTCGCGCTTCGAAGTGGACATCAACCGCGCCCGCGACAGCGCCGTCTACCGTACCCCCGACATGGCCTGGGGCCTCGACGTGTGGGACGGCGATCCGGGCGACGAACTGGTCGAGCGCTCGCTTGCCATCCACGACGCCTATTACGCCAACCTCGCCCACCTGCTCGACGATATCGCAGAAGCGCATCCCAAATTCTGCCTGCTCGACGTCCACAGCTACAATCATCGCCGCGACGGTGCCGATGCCGAACCTGCCCCGCAGGCCGGCAATCCCGACATCAATATCGGCACCTTCTCGATGCCGCGCGAGGAATGGGGCTGGCTGCTCGACCCGTTGATCGACGAAATCGCCTCTTTCGACTTTGCGGGCCGCAAGCTCGACGTGCGCGAGAATGTCGCCTTTCAGGGTAAGGGCGAACAGACCCGCTTCGTCCACGACCGATATCCCGGCCGCGCCTGCGCGATCGCGTTCGAATTCAAGAAGATCTACATGGACGAGTGGACCGGACAGCCCGACCCCCACGCGCTCCCCGCCATGCGCGCACTCGTCACCCAGCTCGCCCAGAAAGCCGCGGAGTTGCTCGATGGCTGA
- a CDS encoding calcium-binding protein, whose translation MANITGTADRDILEGTESDDTIDALGGDDDLFGNGGNDTLNGGAGNDVLDGGAGNDTMDGGDDVDFVWYDSAPGAVTVNLATGTATGYGTDTLSNIENVLGSAFDDTITGDAGNNILAGGGGNDTLTGGDGDDTLVPVTGNHVIAGGTGIDALSFQFIDSLTGVTVDLSLAGAQAYGHGTVDISGIEVLDGTSADDQLTGDAGRNVLFGREGSDILIGGDGDDALFGDGALVFNDETALVDTNPDAGGGGADTLQGGAGNDTLNGGGGNDILDGGTGNDSMVGGAGTDTLMGAAGEDSLQGNSGNDTMFGGSRADELFGGSGNDNMNGGSGNDRMNGGSGNDTMSGGSDNDLIIGGPDADMLSGGGGDDQMVGGSGVDTVSFQAAPGAVNVNLIQGVASGEGNDTLAGIENVNGSPFQDVIVGDANDNVLNGAGGADSFFGNAGDDTIFGETGADEFFGGVGNDMLWGGSGNDRANGGSGDDTLMGGGDNDLLIGGPGADILNGGSGNDTMAGGSGDDTFIFTNGSGDDTVNGFTAGSTIDQLDYSATGLVFEDLTIAAQGGDTLITTPGGDSVLLVGVTPGELDQNMDFIF comes from the coding sequence ATGGCGAACATCACAGGTACTGCAGACCGCGACATTCTCGAAGGTACGGAGAGCGACGATACGATCGATGCGCTTGGTGGCGATGACGATCTGTTTGGTAACGGCGGCAACGATACGCTCAATGGCGGTGCCGGAAACGATGTCCTCGACGGCGGGGCCGGCAACGACACGATGGATGGCGGCGACGATGTCGACTTCGTCTGGTACGATTCGGCACCCGGCGCAGTGACCGTCAATCTCGCGACCGGGACGGCGACCGGATATGGCACTGATACGCTTTCGAACATCGAGAACGTGCTGGGGAGCGCGTTCGACGACACGATTACGGGGGATGCGGGCAATAACATCCTCGCAGGTGGTGGCGGTAACGACACGCTGACCGGCGGCGATGGCGACGACACGCTGGTGCCGGTGACCGGCAACCACGTCATCGCCGGCGGTACCGGGATCGATGCGCTCTCGTTCCAGTTCATCGACAGCCTGACGGGTGTCACGGTCGACCTGAGCTTGGCCGGCGCGCAGGCATATGGTCATGGTACGGTCGACATCAGCGGAATCGAGGTTCTTGATGGAACCAGCGCAGACGACCAGTTGACCGGAGATGCGGGGCGGAACGTCCTGTTCGGCCGCGAGGGTAGCGACATCCTGATCGGCGGCGATGGGGACGACGCCCTGTTCGGCGACGGCGCGCTTGTCTTCAACGACGAGACGGCTCTTGTGGATACGAACCCGGATGCTGGCGGCGGCGGTGCCGACACGCTGCAAGGCGGGGCGGGCAACGACACGCTCAACGGGGGCGGCGGGAACGACATCCTCGATGGCGGCACCGGCAACGATTCGATGGTCGGTGGTGCCGGCACCGACACGTTAATGGGCGCTGCGGGCGAAGATTCGCTGCAAGGCAACTCGGGTAACGACACGATGTTCGGCGGATCGCGCGCGGACGAGCTGTTCGGCGGCTCGGGCAATGACAATATGAACGGTGGCTCGGGCAATGACCGTATGAATGGCGGGTCGGGTAACGACACGATGTCTGGAGGTTCGGACAACGACCTGATCATCGGTGGCCCCGACGCTGATATGCTCTCGGGCGGAGGCGGCGACGACCAGATGGTTGGCGGGAGCGGTGTCGACACCGTGTCCTTCCAGGCCGCGCCGGGCGCGGTGAACGTCAACCTGATCCAGGGCGTCGCGTCGGGCGAGGGTAATGACACGCTTGCAGGGATCGAGAACGTCAACGGCTCACCCTTCCAGGACGTCATCGTCGGCGATGCCAATGACAATGTGCTCAATGGTGCGGGCGGTGCCGACAGCTTCTTCGGCAATGCCGGCGACGATACGATCTTCGGAGAGACCGGCGCCGACGAGTTCTTCGGCGGTGTCGGCAACGACATGCTGTGGGGCGGAAGCGGCAACGACCGCGCCAATGGCGGTTCGGGCGATGACACGCTGATGGGGGGCGGCGACAACGACCTGCTGATCGGCGGGCCGGGCGCGGATATCCTCAACGGCGGATCGGGCAACGACACGATGGCCGGCGGCAGTGGGGACGACACCTTCATCTTCACCAACGGGTCGGGTGATGACACGGTCAACGGTTTCACTGCGGGCAGCACGATCGACCAACTCGATTACAGCGCCACAGGGCTCGTCTTTGAAGACCTGACCATCGCGGCGCAGGGCGGCGATACGTTGATCACGACGCCGGGCGGCGACAGCGTGCTGCTCGTCGGGGTGACACCAGGCGAGCTCGACCAGAACATGGACTTCATCTTCTGA
- a CDS encoding calcium-binding protein encodes MPDIIGDDFDNVLEGTDEGDRIYGRGGNDTLTGIENISSGGGDDLVRGDEGANGLYGGGGEDTIFGNGGDDVLLGQSQADAIFGGTGDDIVNGGTGNDRLNGGSGNDSLEGGEDNDLLIGGPGDDILFGGSGNDMMAGGSGNDTFLFTAGSGDDTINGFIAGGVVDQLDYSFLGITFSDLTIEQQGGDTLITTPGGDSVLLVGVTSTDLDQSTDFIF; translated from the coding sequence ATGCCGGACATTATTGGTGACGATTTCGACAACGTGCTCGAGGGCACGGACGAGGGTGATCGCATCTATGGCAGGGGCGGGAACGACACGTTGACCGGTATCGAGAACATCTCCTCCGGTGGAGGCGACGATCTGGTGCGCGGCGATGAGGGGGCCAACGGACTCTACGGCGGAGGCGGTGAAGACACGATCTTTGGCAATGGCGGTGACGACGTCCTGCTCGGACAGAGCCAGGCGGACGCGATCTTTGGCGGTACCGGCGACGATATCGTCAATGGCGGCACCGGCAATGACCGCCTCAACGGCGGGTCGGGCAACGATTCACTGGAAGGCGGGGAAGATAACGACTTGCTGATCGGTGGGCCGGGGGACGACATTCTCTTTGGCGGTTCCGGCAATGATATGATGGCCGGCGGGAGCGGGAATGACACGTTCCTGTTCACAGCTGGTTCGGGGGACGACACCATCAATGGCTTCATCGCCGGGGGCGTGGTCGACCAGCTCGATTACAGCTTCCTTGGCATCACGTTCAGCGATCTCACGATCGAACAGCAGGGTGGCGATACGTTGATCACGACGCCGGGCGGCGACAGCGTGCTGCTGGTGGGCGTGACCTCGACCGATCTCGATCAGAGTACAGACTTTATCTTCTAA
- a CDS encoding response regulator yields MARIIIADDDPVIRHIVTGILEQEGHLVGALPDGSQVVDVVLNKRPHLLILDCSMPGKAGLDALRELRASGLGRSFPVLVLTGRTGRSDEAIAYEAGADDYLRKPIDPDELVIRVDALLEKAMV; encoded by the coding sequence ATGGCCCGGATCATCATCGCCGACGACGATCCCGTCATCCGTCACATCGTCACCGGTATCCTTGAGCAGGAGGGCCATCTCGTCGGCGCGCTGCCCGACGGCAGCCAGGTGGTCGACGTCGTGCTCAACAAGCGCCCGCATTTGCTCATCCTCGACTGCTCGATGCCGGGCAAGGCGGGGCTCGACGCCCTGCGCGAATTGCGCGCCAGCGGTCTCGGCCGCTCCTTCCCCGTCCTGGTCCTCACCGGCCGCACCGGCCGCAGCGACGAAGCCATCGCCTACGAAGCCGGCGCCGACGACTACTTACGCAAACCGATCGACCCGGACGAACTGGTCATCCGGGTCGACGCATTGCTCGAAAAGGCGATGGTTTAG
- the guaA gene encoding glutamine-hydrolyzing GMP synthase has product MTGEFGETILIVDFGSQVTQLIARRVREAGVYCEIAPFNAAEEAFEKLQPKGIILSGSPASVPAAESPRAPQMLFDSGLPILGICYGQQVMSHQLGGEVRPGHETGEGGEFGRAFLTVTEDCALFDGLWKKGERHQVWMSHGDKVTQFADGFEIVAVSDGAPFAVIADESRKYYGTQFHPEVHHTPDGAKLIANFVRHVCGLKGDWTMGAYRDAKIAEIREQVGDGKVICGLSGGVDSSVAAILIHEAIGDQLTCVFVDHGLLRLNEREQVETLFRDHYNIPLVVVDAEERFMNGLEGVTDPEKKRKFIGAEFIAVFEEEAKKLGGADFLAQGTLYPDVIESVSFTGGPSVTIKSHHNVGGLPERMNMKLVEPLRELFKDEVRDLGRELGLNDQFVGRHPFPGPGLAIRIPGEVTKKRCDILRKADAIYLDEIRKAGLYDAIWQAFAVLLPVRTVGVMGDYRTYDSVCGLRAVTSVDGMTADVYPFESQFLQDVATRIVNEVQGVNRVVYDYTSKPPGTIEWE; this is encoded by the coding sequence ATGACGGGCGAATTTGGCGAGACGATCCTGATCGTCGACTTCGGGAGCCAGGTGACCCAGCTGATCGCCCGCCGCGTGCGCGAAGCCGGCGTCTATTGCGAGATCGCGCCCTTCAACGCCGCCGAGGAAGCCTTCGAAAAGCTCCAGCCGAAAGGCATTATCCTTTCTGGATCGCCCGCAAGTGTTCCTGCCGCGGAGAGCCCTAGGGCTCCGCAGATGTTGTTCGACAGCGGGCTGCCGATCCTGGGCATCTGTTACGGACAACAGGTGATGAGCCACCAGCTGGGCGGCGAAGTGCGCCCCGGCCACGAGACGGGCGAGGGCGGCGAATTCGGCCGCGCTTTCCTGACCGTGACCGAGGACTGCGCGCTGTTCGACGGGCTGTGGAAGAAAGGCGAGCGGCACCAGGTGTGGATGAGCCACGGCGACAAGGTTACGCAGTTTGCTGACGGGTTCGAGATCGTCGCGGTGAGCGACGGCGCGCCCTTCGCGGTGATCGCCGATGAAAGCCGCAAATATTACGGCACGCAATTCCACCCCGAGGTCCACCACACGCCCGACGGGGCCAAGCTGATCGCCAACTTCGTGCGGCATGTTTGCGGGCTCAAGGGCGACTGGACCATGGGCGCCTATCGCGATGCCAAGATCGCCGAGATCCGCGAACAGGTGGGCGACGGCAAGGTCATTTGCGGGCTGTCGGGCGGGGTCGACAGCAGTGTCGCTGCGATCCTCATCCACGAGGCGATCGGCGACCAGCTGACCTGCGTGTTCGTCGATCACGGGCTGCTGCGCCTCAACGAGCGCGAACAGGTCGAGACGCTGTTTCGCGATCACTACAACATCCCGCTGGTGGTGGTGGACGCCGAAGAGCGCTTCATGAACGGGCTCGAGGGCGTCACCGATCCCGAGAAAAAGCGCAAGTTCATCGGCGCCGAATTCATCGCGGTGTTCGAGGAAGAGGCGAAGAAGCTGGGCGGGGCAGATTTCCTCGCGCAGGGCACACTCTATCCCGACGTGATCGAAAGTGTGAGTTTTACCGGCGGGCCGTCGGTGACGATCAAGAGCCACCACAATGTCGGTGGCCTCCCCGAGCGGATGAACATGAAGTTGGTCGAGCCGCTGCGCGAACTGTTCAAGGACGAGGTGCGCGACCTGGGGCGCGAGCTGGGACTAAACGACCAGTTCGTCGGGCGTCATCCCTTCCCCGGCCCGGGACTTGCGATCCGCATCCCGGGCGAGGTGACCAAGAAGCGTTGCGACATCTTGCGCAAGGCGGACGCCATCTATCTCGACGAAATCCGCAAGGCGGGGCTGTACGATGCTATCTGGCAGGCGTTCGCGGTGCTGCTGCCCGTGCGTACGGTGGGCGTGATGGGAGATTACCGCACCTATGACAGCGTCTGCGGCCTGCGCGCGGTGACCAGCGTCGATGGCATGACCGCCGACGTTTACCCGTTCGAAAGTCAGTTCCTGCAGGACGTCGCGACGCGCATCGTCAACGAGGTGCAGGGGGTCAATCGCGTCGTCTACGACTATACTTCGAAACCGCCGGGCACGATCGAGTGGGAGTAA
- a CDS encoding FkbM family methyltransferase, translating to MGVSGKRFEGRRHSGPRRLAAMLVNRVNHGRAARHLKSRPQLAIFAFDHIGLRINLFGRYEADILELVGDFLREGVKVDRSTTALDIGANIGNHSVFLSEIFARVLAFEPNPRTFKLLDFNAEGRAIEAFNFGASDADGRAGLAVDEDNVGGAHVTREGEAANVAIELRRLDDVAAVREARIGFIKIDVEGHELAALRGAERVIDTQRPIVMFEQDEGEIAGGTSPVIEYLRSKDYRFMTVEDVVPRVPRAIRRGFNAAWQGLFGFRKALVPAETFEKRFHYAILAIPDER from the coding sequence GTGGGAGTAAGCGGGAAGCGCTTCGAGGGGCGGCGCCATAGCGGTCCGCGGCGGCTGGCGGCGATGCTGGTCAATCGCGTCAATCATGGACGCGCGGCACGCCACCTCAAATCCCGTCCGCAACTTGCCATATTCGCGTTCGATCATATCGGGCTGCGCATCAACCTGTTCGGTCGCTACGAGGCGGATATCCTCGAACTGGTCGGCGACTTCCTGCGCGAGGGGGTGAAGGTCGATCGCTCCACGACCGCGCTCGATATCGGCGCGAATATCGGCAACCACAGCGTCTTCCTGTCGGAGATTTTCGCGCGCGTGCTGGCGTTCGAACCCAATCCGCGCACGTTCAAGCTGCTCGATTTCAATGCCGAAGGGCGGGCGATCGAGGCGTTCAACTTCGGAGCCAGCGACGCGGATGGCCGCGCTGGGCTGGCCGTCGACGAGGACAATGTCGGCGGCGCGCATGTTACGCGAGAGGGGGAGGCGGCCAACGTCGCGATCGAGCTGCGCCGGCTGGACGACGTCGCAGCGGTGCGCGAGGCGCGCATCGGCTTCATCAAGATCGATGTCGAAGGGCATGAGTTGGCCGCGCTGCGCGGGGCGGAGCGGGTCATCGACACGCAGCGCCCGATCGTGATGTTCGAGCAGGACGAAGGTGAGATCGCGGGCGGCACGTCGCCCGTGATCGAATATCTGAGGTCCAAGGACTATCGCTTCATGACGGTCGAGGATGTGGTGCCCAGGGTGCCGCGCGCGATCCGGCGCGGGTTCAATGCGGCGTGGCAGGGCCTGTTCGGCTTCCGCAAGGCGCTGGTCCCCGCCGAGACGTTCGAGAAGCGCTTCCATTACGCTATCCTCGCCATTCCGGATGAGCGCTAG
- a CDS encoding MATE family efflux transporter — MATSPAKLVTGSIPGHLVSQTLPMMIGGAALMSIGIIDAYFVGQLGADALAAISFIFPITVALSSLGVGVIAGISSVVSRALGEGDEERARRRGNMGIVLAASFGLVAGLALWALRIPLFRLMQADEALLPLIDAYMGPFALGFPLLLVGMGINGCLRGQGLAKRSSSVLIAMAAANWVLDPILITGAFGFPGLGISGAAWATVGGWAVALVAGFTFLQKSDLPFAARTLPECNWREGTRAIAKVAGPAAFSNSINPIGLSVLTAFLAAQAGEAAVAGFGTGGRLQSFAVVPLLGLSASIGAIVGQNWGAKEYGRVRQALLYAGGLCVVYGLGIGALLVLFREPLGGLFTEEPQVIEAMSRYLMIAAWGYAGYGVLIVANGALNALDFAGNALVQSVVRVLLVMVPVAWLLGDAWGADAIYAAELAANLAGGLIAAGMIWWVVLRRGTSQDA, encoded by the coding sequence ATGGCCACTTCCCCCGCCAAGCTGGTGACCGGGTCGATCCCGGGGCATCTGGTCAGCCAGACGCTGCCGATGATGATCGGCGGAGCGGCGCTCATGAGCATCGGCATCATCGACGCCTATTTCGTCGGGCAGCTGGGCGCGGATGCGCTGGCGGCGATCAGCTTCATCTTCCCGATCACGGTCGCATTGTCCTCGCTCGGCGTCGGCGTGATCGCGGGCATTTCGAGCGTGGTCAGCCGCGCACTGGGCGAAGGCGACGAGGAGCGCGCGCGCCGACGCGGCAATATGGGCATCGTGCTCGCCGCAAGCTTCGGGCTGGTGGCAGGACTGGCGCTGTGGGCGCTGCGCATCCCGCTGTTCCGGCTGATGCAGGCGGACGAGGCGCTGCTGCCGCTGATCGACGCCTATATGGGACCATTTGCGCTCGGCTTTCCGCTGCTGCTGGTCGGCATGGGCATCAATGGCTGCCTACGCGGGCAGGGGCTGGCGAAACGGTCCTCGAGCGTGCTGATCGCGATGGCGGCGGCCAACTGGGTGCTCGACCCGATCCTGATCACCGGCGCGTTCGGCTTTCCCGGCTTGGGGATTTCGGGCGCGGCGTGGGCGACGGTTGGCGGCTGGGCGGTGGCGCTGGTCGCGGGCTTTACCTTCCTGCAGAAAAGCGACCTGCCGTTCGCGGCACGAACGCTGCCCGAATGCAATTGGCGCGAGGGAACGCGGGCGATCGCCAAGGTCGCGGGGCCGGCGGCTTTTTCCAACTCGATCAACCCGATCGGCCTGTCGGTGCTGACCGCTTTCCTGGCCGCGCAGGCTGGCGAGGCGGCGGTCGCGGGCTTCGGGACTGGCGGGCGGCTGCAAAGCTTTGCGGTTGTGCCGCTGCTTGGCCTGTCGGCATCGATCGGCGCGATCGTCGGGCAGAATTGGGGTGCGAAGGAGTATGGCCGCGTGCGCCAGGCATTGCTCTACGCGGGCGGCTTATGCGTGGTCTACGGGCTTGGCATAGGCGCCTTGCTGGTGCTGTTCCGCGAGCCCCTGGGCGGGCTATTCACCGAGGAGCCACAGGTGATCGAGGCGATGTCGCGCTACCTGATGATCGCGGCGTGGGGCTATGCCGGATACGGCGTGCTGATCGTTGCCAACGGGGCCTTGAACGCGCTCGACTTTGCCGGCAACGCGCTGGTCCAAAGCGTGGTGCGCGTGCTGCTGGTGATGGTGCCGGTGGCGTGGCTGCTGGGCGATGCGTGGGGCGCGGATGCGATCTACGCGGCGGAGCTGGCCGCGAACCTTGCGGGTGGTCTCATTGCGGCCGGGATGATCTGGTGGGTGGTGCTTCGTCGGGGTACGTCGCAGGACGCTTGA
- a CDS encoding ArsC family reductase: MAATLYGIPNCDTVKKARQWFEKRQIPYAFHDYKKSGIDKEKLEMWVLEKGWEPLLNKRGTTFRQLPDVLKQDIDADKAIMLMVAHPEMIKRPVVEPNDGTDLVIGYDSTAYETLFT; the protein is encoded by the coding sequence ATGGCTGCCACGTTGTACGGCATCCCCAACTGCGACACGGTCAAAAAGGCCCGCCAGTGGTTCGAAAAGCGCCAGATCCCCTACGCCTTCCACGACTATAAGAAGTCCGGGATCGACAAGGAAAAGCTCGAGATGTGGGTGCTCGAAAAGGGCTGGGAGCCGCTCTTGAACAAGCGCGGCACGACCTTCCGCCAGCTGCCCGACGTGCTCAAGCAGGATATCGATGCGGACAAGGCGATCATGCTGATGGTTGCACATCCCGAGATGATCAAGCGCCCGGTGGTCGAGCCCAATGACGGCACCGACCTCGTGATCGGTTACGACAGCACCGCCTACGAGACGCTGTTCACCTAA
- a CDS encoding DUF427 domain-containing protein yields MVKATWHGETFAESDDTVVVEGNHYFPRDAVKMDRLVPSDTTSHCPWKGDASYFSLRAEGITNADAAWTYEDPKDEAAEIKGRIAFWKGVEVG; encoded by the coding sequence ATGGTCAAGGCAACATGGCACGGCGAGACTTTCGCCGAGAGCGACGACACGGTGGTCGTCGAAGGCAATCACTATTTCCCCCGCGATGCGGTGAAGATGGACCGGCTGGTGCCGTCCGACACGACCTCGCACTGCCCCTGGAAGGGCGATGCGAGCTATTTCAGCCTGCGCGCGGAGGGCATCACCAATGCCGACGCGGCGTGGACCTATGAAGACCCCAAGGACGAGGCCGCCGAAATCAAGGGCCGCATCGCCTTCTGGAAGGGCGTCGAGGTCGGCTAG